From the Drosophila willistoni isolate 14030-0811.24 chromosome 2L unlocalized genomic scaffold, UCI_dwil_1.1 Seg168, whole genome shotgun sequence genome, the window CCATTTCTCTCTGGCCGTGTTGAACGTGACCGTAGAAGACCTTGCTGAATGGAACTGCAACTCCTTTTCACATTTCTGACttctaattgcatttttactTAGTgcagagagagagcgagagagagacagggagagagttaaaagtttttggccTCCCTCCTTGGGCTCCTCCTCCTTGTGATTCTTCTGCTGCCTGCTGCGCGTAAAGTTTAATTAAACGTGTTTGATTTATGACTTGAACCTCAGGATTGCCAGCAGCTGTGCAACCGCAAttccaatttcaattcaaCGCCATCTAATGCGTTTATTTTCGGGTTAGCACTACCCCTAACCCTCTCTCACTTCTCACCCCAATTTGGCCATAAAAGCCAAGCACCTCCAATGTGTGCCATATGATATTCGCATTAAAGTTGCATTTTCTGCCAGAAATTCTCATTCACTTCAAATCTCGCCCATCCATCCAACAAGTTCATCAATAAACACATTGAAAAGGGAGGCCAATCTAGGCACAAATCCCAGAGCTTACCGGTCTATACCGAAACCAAATCAGGTCAGGCCACAAAACAccacagagaaaaaaaaatacatatatattccaCGATAATCAACTTTGATACACGTTTTCCCATCGTCCATGCATTAAAATGCCGAAAATGATTGGAGggcagaagaaaaaaatcgCAAAAACAAGACGAAGAAAAAGGAAAGAgaaaaccacacacacacacacacagaaatcCTTGGCTCccttttccatattttttatGGGTAGGcgcaaaatgaaattttcttttttcttgtggTGGGGAAAAAGTTTATGGTTAAGGAAAtctcttctctcttttttcgTCGATGAACTGGTCGGATAATCGTAGGGCCATGCCCAGTGGCTTAGTGGGGACTtcatgatgttgttgttgttgctgtgttCTCTGTGTGGGTTGTATTCTTGGCCTAGGTGAGATTACTGTTCATACTCAGAGTTTCCCCCTTCTTccttccaaaaaaaaaaaaagaagagaaaagtGCTTAGGTCTTTTCGCAGTACGAAAGGTAAATGGAAAATATAGCATTTGATTAGGCTTCGATTTGATTTGGGTTTAGGTTTCATGATTCATATCGCAATTGGCTAGCTCTTAGATTGCAGAAAGCATTAGCTGATTGTTATTTACATACTGAAGTGAGAACTAGCCACAGCTGCCAGTCGAAGTAACCGATCAAAGAAAGGTCTATTGCCTTCAGCTCTTATCAGTAAGTATCATTCTTGACTAAAAGCTTTTGCGTTTTAGAGAAAAGGTTCTAAGAAGTTATAGCGTTAATGTTCACTCTGATTCGAAACTGAGCTCTAATCATTGTTGTTTTATAGGATCTTTCAAGATAATTTTGATCTGTAATAAAAATTGtgtataatttaataataaaacaaatatgaATACAAATGAATGATTTCCAAACAAAGCTACTTATCATGACATTAACTCAAGGTTTCCAGGTAATAAGCCTCTTCGTATGTAGTAAGCGTCTGTTTTTGGAATGGGCACGGACGGATTGGATCATTTTTGAGTTTTGAGAACTTATTAACCACTATTAAACCACTTTCAAAACTCACAATAGAGCCAAAAGAATTAGAGTTAGCTAGAGGAATATTTGAtggatattttaaaagaattttgaatTACCCTTTTAGATACGTCCATGGAAATGGGGTCTGAAAATCTCATTTCATACAACAGCTCGGTTTTCTGTTGAAAAAAACATCTGGTACACGCATTTGTAGTAGCATTTTTTATATCATATTCTATAGACGGTTCTTACCTGATTTATGTTGTAATGGTTTCAGCCGGCGAATTCTGCCAAATGTATTTTTACTATACATTAACAAGAACCTCAATTACAACATTTTATTGGAATATACTAAAACTGGCTgagtaggtatatatatatttcgtcCTACATTGGAAATCGTATTCAGAGGCTACAACAATTATataattttgcaaatttttttaaaagtaattaACACTTTTTACATAATTAATACAATCATCAGGTCTTAGAAATCACGCAAAATATAATGATtattaaattgtatataaacTTGATACTTTAAACAATATTACATTAAAAAGGTTTTCCTAATCTAAACTTGAAACAATCGCTAGCTTAACTTATTTCGCAACATTTAGTTACTATCTCATGAAACTCATCACCTAGCCTTTTAGGTGAATTTATCAGAAGTAAGTTTCCGCTAGATTTGCATTGCTTCCTTCATTTCATTGTTGGCTTTTAAGCCATTAAGTACTTAAGTTGAAAGTTGGCTTATAGAGGCAATTAAAGTTGCTGCATTACACAATAAAAACCAGTTTACGAACTGACCTGTAATGCATCAGATATTGATTGTTTTCCCACAACTTTTGGTTTCAGATGCACTTTAATGGCACAAAAGCTTATGGAAAGCTGATTAACATATATGCACATTtatttgatatatatgtatacttacCATGAATTTTCATCAAGTGTTTctgaaacaaattttaatcCTAAGTTAACAATTGTCATGACAATTCTATTTTATATCATAATCCACTTCAATGAattgataaaataaaatgtgagatattgaatttattgaaaatatttgtatttaatttctctcgttttttttCCATCCTCCTCGTCGTTGGTCtgttttacaaaaataaatttcacatTTAACATGACCAATTAATGTGTGGCAAAGCCGCAAATAAAACCGCTTAATTACGTGACTCGGCCGCCgccgtcgacgacgacgacgacgacagtCCAAATGAGAGAGACAAAGATAGAGTGAAAGTAAGTGAGAGAGCGAACTTTTTTCGCCTGACACGCAAtgcaatgaaatgaaataataatatgGTTAATAAAGCCAGCCGCATCGGATTCATACACTACGCTGTGCTTTTTGGCCGTGGTTACTACCAACAACCCATTTTACCGCCCCACCTTTGGCAaatttgatgatgatggtgtTCTTATGCCACGCCTAGGGGCCAATTATCGCACTTATATTCGCTGctaattaaaatgcaattatttGCTTTAAACAACATAATCCCATTGACAGGACacattttatttgcataactATGTGCGGGCAAATATGTCATTTGATCTCCAAGAGATAAAACTATACACGAGaataactttaaataaagttatctctatacatttttctttttgagtAATTAATACTGAATTCTTCCTATCATGTCTCCATTTCTGTTCCTGTACCCGAGCCATCTTCATCATCCTCCGCTGTTATATGTAAACGTGGTACCATACTTTTCCTCTTCAACTTCATCTGCATCATCTGGGCATtggcggtgctgctgctgctgctggtagTGGTTTGGCTAGTGGTGCTAATGGTATTTGTTTTATGCATCGGACTACTGGGCATTGGCTCCACATATTGTCCATTATTGTTGGCCACAATGCGTCCCGCTTCATCCACATAATCGTTGATGATTTGCCACATGGACAAATGTTCCGACATGCCACGTGAATTGGCCTGCATATAGGCTGCGGTGGCAATACAAGTAAAACTTAATATACCAGCATTGAATATATGCAACCAGCCATTTTGATTTAAAGAACTTTCCAACGTTGTTTGCTCTGATGAAATCATAGGCATGGTCATCAAAGGTAATTGTAGGTTCGTCAAAAGGGTTGGTGCAGCATTAGGGATAATTAAACCATCCACAGTGCGTTTCTTGGCCAATTTCAGATTGTGTAGAACCAAAGGCTGTGTAATGGCTGCTCCTGTTGATGGTATTGCCGATGCTGCAGATGTTGTTGTGCTTGTATCCAGCGTCAAAATGGTTGTATTACCTGGCCAAGTTTAGTAGAGTAAATGAGTCATGGAAACGCAGTGAAGCATTGGCCATTGCTACTTACCCTCTATGGCGTCGCGTGCTATACGCTGTTCAGCTCGTTTAACCCATCCACGTACCGTCGATTCGGGGACACCAAGTTCGCGTGATATGCCGGCTTTCGTCTCGCCATTACGTATACGGGCTATGGCTCGCTCCTTATCATCTAACGAGACTTGTACTCTTGGCCTTTTACCTCGTGGTACGCCacctttttccattttgagaTTTGAGaaagtttccttttttttcttcttttgtaaacttttcttgctttttttCACCTTACGGTTTgttcttgttattttttttgtagttgttgttcgTCTCTCGTTGCTCTCGTTGTTACTCGTCGACACAAAAGCGTGTTTTGTGTTAATTTTTGACAGTGCCCTTTACCGAGGGGCCAGCTGACATATAAATCGTCGTTGTCATCGCTTCTCGCGTTCTCCAACATTATCGCTTgcttctccctctctctgctTTCTTTATTCACTTTCACTTTTTTCGATTATTCGCCTTAGAGTTGCAATGGTGCCAGAGCTGCCAAAGTTCTAAAGGTTCAACAAGAAAAAACGCATAACAAAATTTGTGTtcctgtttgttgtttttgtttctattttatttcaatttttattttcattaatttttttttctttacatttAATTCTGACGTACACTAATTTCATGTAACCCTTTGCTTaagggtttttttgtttagggttttttatgttttcgaGGGCGTCttttaatatgtttttttttgtttggtttacTTTCTCCCATTCATTTGATTCAATGACTTAAAGTCTACAATTTTACAAGGGTCGAGGGGTAGGGATTTGGGGGAGGTAAACTTTTCTGCAATTATCTGATTAATTTCTAGATAAATCTATGTGCAAAAAATATACCTTATATCCGTACggtatttcaatttttgtatatatcaTATCATACATTATATACACCAAATGTATGTACGACTGACAttggtttttttccttttttttttgggtttttttcttctgacaATTTGCCaataataatacaataataatacatttagtatattgtttttttttttgttttttgtctgttTCGTTACCATTTAAAACCAccaacaattattattattatttatattattattcattagtttttttttatgtttcgcTTTTGAATATtcaaatcatttataatttttttctcgtCTGTCTATCTTAATTATTTTCAAGTTTCTTTATGCTTGTTATATCattaattttctgtttttttccgccattttctcttttttaatTCAGTGTTTTTTAATCAACAATTATCACGTGacaattttcaatatatatatatctatatatatatatattaattaagTTATTCAGGGCAGtatattttgtgtgtgtttgttttttaaacatttatatgtttgtcttttggttttttacaattttatttaatattcaataGACGTCACGTTCagagttttatattttttaaagagAGAGGACGCTTAGGAGGTGGAATCGGAGTTAGTTTTTGGGGGGTTAGATATAGAATTACTACttacaatatatatgtatttttgtgtcagtgtctgtgtgtgagtcATTTTCAAGTTCATGAACTCCCGACTAACATAGCCGCCTTTTGGAaactgaaaaacaaaaaactgttTTCTCTTAATAATCCTCTTCCAATTGCTGTTTGCCCGTTGTCCCTCGCTGGCACATTCGCCTCAAGATGGCAAATAGCAGGCCAAACATGGCACAAAGACCCAAAGTGATAAGAGTCAGTTTGCCATAGGGCAATTCACTGAGATCACGTCTCAGGCAAATTTCTGGTGACTCATCGTGGATCACCAACTGGCTATATTCGGCCGCATGATGGAGTAGGCCGAGCTGTTCCAAATTCCACTCAATGTGCCGCGTTAGTTGGGCCAGCGTCGAGGAGTGCGTCACATTGGGACAATTGGCCACTCCGTTGCAGATCAGATGACGGGGAATGCAGACTTGCGTGTCGCCAGGACAACGGAAATCGCAGCCACCATCTTGGAGCAGTGAGGCGGCCAGACTACCATCGGGATTGCGGGGCAAATGGAACAACTCGGTCCAGACAAGACGGAAAATATTGCGACCCGGTTGGCCATCGCCTGTGTATTGTATCAACACGGGCAATGGCTCCTGATCGGCTCCGGTGGCTCCCAGTTCGGCAGTGGTTAAAATGGGCAAATCACGAGCCAGTGAAATATTCTCCGGGCAGACCACAAAGCGCGGCTCCAGTCGTCCAGCGAGGTAAACCTCAATTTTGGCACTCTCACAACTGCGATCCGCAAATCTTGCCTTCTCCAGATTCAACCAAAGATCTCGCTGAGCGGCCACCTTCAGTTCCCAAATGCATTTCTCGCGACGATAATGATGCTCGGGCGGAGCCATTGGTCCAGCAACCATGCCCAGAGCCTTCTTATAGGGAAACATTAGCTCACCATCGGGCGAAGGGCCCAAAGTAATAGGTCCACACAATGGTCCATGCGCAAACTCGTAGGTGGCCTCGAACAAAGGATTTGGATTCTTAAAGTATGAAGTAATGGCATGTTGTCCCTGGACAATCATCTCTAAATTCATTTGATCTGCCGATGATATTACGCGCACTGCTCGTGGTATATTATCACAGAAACAGGCGAGattattttgatatttatcTCGTTCCTCCCAAATAACGAGTTTATCCACTCGCTCCTCATGACAACGAGTGCAAGCATTGCTATTGTATGGCAGCTCCTTAAACGAAACCGAATTCACCTCAATGATGGCTCTGGCATAGAGTCGTCTGTCCGTGATAAACTTATATTGGCATCTCACATCGCTGCCCCCAGTGCGCTTGAAGATCAACGAGTTGAGAGGCGAACGCAGACGACCACCGGGATGCTTCCAGGCGTACATAACCTCATCGCAGAGAGTATTTGGCACGGGATCACCGAAACGTGTGTTATTGAAGAAATCATAGTGAGCCCAATAGTACAGTGAACTGCCGCTATAGCTGCCAGTTTTCGATTCAAATTGCACATACAAACTGGGACTGGTGCTCACAAAGTCCACCTTCTCCATGGGCCGGGAAAATGTGTCACAGAATGTCTTAATAATTCTCGCCGGATCGGCATGGTCGGAATCATAAATTGTTAGCGATTCACCGCAATCTCCTTCGTATTTCAATATGGGTGACTCGATGCGATTGATGCGAAAACTGCAAAGAGAAAGACAGAAAAGAGAAGATTGCAAAAGTGAGAAGTGTGAGGCAACTGAAGTGAAGGAGACAAGCAAGAGATGGAATTCCGAGTAAACACTTGAAACAGCCAACAATTGGCAGAAAGCCAGAGACGCTTCTGCCTGACAAACTGCTTGGCAGATGTCAAGACAATACACTGGAAAAAAATTCCACCTAAAAATGAATGTTGCCTATAACCTTCTACAAGCCTTTTCATTCTTTAATTTGGTTTAAAAAGACTTTTTAAAAGACATTTCTTTTTGagcttttaattaaatataatcaATATTAGATTTGTCTatcaaatccaaaataaacatttcaaaTAACACTAAGGTACCAAAAATTTATAGTAGCAATTAATGAGAGTACATAGAAAAGACAAAATTATCTAAATTAAACCTcttcaaaagaaaattaagaaCCTTTAAAAAAGTCGGTGAAACATACGTCAACATtgcattaaaaatatttataatttttgtttttttttatcatggCTGGGGTTTGAACCCAAGTCTCATTGCATTGTAGACAAGATGTTTATCCACTTAGCCAACAAGGCAGATTATCGTCTGCTAAAATCAAGCTAATTGTGGTCTTATGTTTGGGAAAGAGATTTCGAACTGTTCGAACAATACTGACGGTGGAGCAGGGACATTTTGTTCAATTCTGATTACATCCTTACAATACTGCCAAAAGATAAAGAGGATTTTCTTTAACGCGTACAATATTTAGGATAGAGAATGGGAATATTCATATATTACAAAGTTGACGGTTTACGCAAATCATTGATTATTTCATTGGTTCAAAAGCGGAGTGATAGGACGTAGTTAAGGTATATTTGGATATGTCTAATAGATTTTAGATTGGTTTAATGTATTACATTTTCCCTTCGACCGATTTTTCATTCCCATTAATATAATATTtgtttgaattgaattaaataacTAACTATTTGCCCTATTCTAATTTGGCATATATGAAACTGAATCTTTCAGCTCTATTCTAAAAGTCTTTCCATTCCATAAAACTATATCAACAGCTCTTCAACACTTTTGGAATCAgcaaaaattcaacaaattttatgaATTGTACCAGTCTAAAGCAATTTCTCAAATTTAATTCGAACTTTAAATCACTCTTTTTATTACCTAAAGTAAATTGCCATAAAATTCACAGTTAAAATAGAGTAGATTTTCCCCGAGTGTATTTCTCCGTGCTTGCAACTTTTAGTTGCTTGTCGgcaatttaatataaatgcCGCCTGTTGTGGCCAAGGTAAATCGCATTGTTCACTCACACAGAGAAATGTTGCTATTTGGTACGTATGGATATCCAGCATGTTCGTTGCATATTTGCCAACTTCCCCGCCTCTCCCTTACACAGAAATGCTAATAAATTA encodes:
- the LOC6641032 gene encoding uncharacterized protein LOC6641032, whose protein sequence is MEKGGVPRGKRPRVQVSLDDKERAIARIRNGETKAGISRELGVPESTVRGWVKRAEQRIARDAIEGNTTILTLDTSTTTSAASAIPSTGAAITQPLVLHNLKLAKKRTVDGLIIPNAAPTLLTNLQLPLMTMPMISSEQTTLESSLNQNGWLHIFNAGILSFTCIATAAYMQANSRGMSEHLSMWQIINDYVDEAGRIVANNNGQYVEPMPSSPMHKTNTISTTSQTTTSSSSSTANAQMMQMKLKRKSMVPRLHITAEDDEDGSGTGTEMET
- the LOC6641036 gene encoding uncharacterized protein LOC6641036 — translated: MKPKQKMRQHTKANCGLLMSSLLLSLLLVLQLLVETQSIPSPSSMQTPQKRGGSGSGGGGGGGGGGGGGGGGGSSSDISKDHCNKTVDIFEDISSPEVSNQNVGRPLTCWYRFRTLKGAPRDFVLRLRFKKFKVGQLLNATHCEGGYLQIVDGNAKTDVSNRREPGMFCGEAEQPQTFISETSYVKVLFHTDNFTDQTYFTFDSRAEQQTEVYLRYGQHPELYPNRRGEVVQGSYCEREYRDCRLQTCYVQSPAYPGLYPRALNCRYKLHTRQPYIKLYLQNEQFAVDGQRCENVMTCPIRPIGSGNEHCPYDWLAVYDGRDEHSPLIGKFCGLGKFPFSIIGTSQYMYVEFVTSPAGPLLNTGFHFNVGNWPGHVETAGIKHGVCDWLLSSDSLKDSSASEGIFLSIAHWYPPNTSCSYHIKGHVGEIVRLYFPSFRINRIESPILKYEGDCGESLTIYDSDHADPARIIKTFCDTFSRPMEKVDFVSTSPSLYVQFESKTGSYSGSSLYYWAHYDFFNNTRFGDPVPNTLCDEVMYAWKHPGGRLRSPLNSLIFKRTGGSDVRCQYKFITDRRLYARAIIEVNSVSFKELPYNSNACTRCHEERVDKLVIWEERDKYQNNLACFCDNIPRAVRVISSADQMNLEMIVQGQHAITSYFKNPNPLFEATYEFAHGPLCGPITLGPSPDGELMFPYKKALGMVAGPMAPPEHHYRREKCIWELKVAAQRDLWLNLEKARFADRSCESAKIEVYLAGRLEPRFVVCPENISLARDLPILTTAELGATGADQEPLPVLIQYTGDGQPGRNIFRLVWTELFHLPRNPDGSLAASLLQDGGCDFRCPGDTQVCIPRHLICNGVANCPNVTHSSTLAQLTRHIEWNLEQLGLLHHAAEYSQLVIHDESPEICLRRDLSELPYGKLTLITLGLCAMFGLLFAILRRMCQRGTTGKQQLEEDY